One part of the Flavobacterium johnsoniae UW101 genome encodes these proteins:
- a CDS encoding GntP family permease: MSILILTACIAFLIIQIAWLKINPFIAFIITALLAGLFLGLPINTLSQTVQKGLGEMLGSITLIIVFGTCIGKLTVSSGAANVIAKTVMGWTGRKYVRLGLMITGFIVGIPLFYSVGFVLLVPLIFSVAHQFKLSKVYLGIPMLASLSVAHGFLPPHPSPMALSSILNADIGLVLVYGIIIAVPTIFIAGLLFSNLLKNIKTESDHEILNVEEVVNQGKLPSFSLSLFSALFPVFGLTLTSILPIYIKNETVENICKTVGEPSMIMLISLLICTYTLGLRMNRSITSVMDDYATAIKDVALIVLIVGGAGGLKEVMIVSGVNETIVGALTQINIHPYLLAWIMAAIIRVCVGSATAAGLMTASVLLPLLQTTGLDPNLLVLSVGAGSLMCSHVNDPSFWMFKEYFNISLKDTFKSWTVMESLVSVLGIIFVFILNSIIH; the protein is encoded by the coding sequence ATGAGCATTTTAATTCTTACGGCATGCATTGCGTTTTTAATCATTCAAATAGCTTGGCTTAAAATCAATCCGTTTATTGCCTTTATCATAACAGCTTTATTAGCAGGCCTGTTTTTAGGCCTGCCAATAAACACTTTGTCGCAAACTGTTCAAAAAGGTTTGGGCGAAATGTTAGGATCTATTACGCTGATTATTGTTTTTGGAACCTGTATTGGCAAACTTACCGTTTCATCAGGCGCCGCCAATGTCATTGCCAAAACAGTTATGGGATGGACGGGCAGAAAATACGTTCGACTCGGCTTAATGATCACCGGATTTATTGTTGGGATACCTCTATTTTATAGTGTTGGATTTGTTTTGTTAGTACCACTAATCTTCTCAGTAGCCCATCAGTTCAAACTTTCAAAAGTATATCTGGGAATTCCAATGCTGGCGTCGCTTTCAGTAGCACACGGTTTTTTGCCCCCACATCCGTCACCAATGGCTTTGAGCAGTATTTTAAATGCTGATATTGGACTTGTTCTGGTTTACGGAATTATAATCGCAGTCCCAACGATTTTTATTGCCGGTTTATTGTTTTCAAATCTGCTTAAAAACATCAAAACCGAATCAGATCATGAAATTTTAAATGTTGAAGAAGTAGTAAACCAAGGTAAACTCCCGAGTTTTTCACTTAGTTTATTCTCTGCTTTATTTCCCGTTTTTGGATTAACGCTCACTTCAATATTACCCATTTACATAAAAAATGAAACGGTAGAAAATATTTGCAAAACGGTAGGAGAACCAAGTATGATTATGCTGATTTCTTTACTTATCTGTACGTATACTTTAGGACTCAGAATGAACCGAAGCATTACCTCTGTTATGGATGATTATGCAACCGCTATAAAAGATGTTGCATTAATTGTTCTAATTGTGGGCGGAGCCGGAGGTTTAAAAGAAGTTATGATTGTAAGCGGAGTAAACGAAACTATAGTTGGAGCCTTAACACAAATAAACATTCATCCTTATTTATTGGCATGGATAATGGCAGCGATTATTCGCGTTTGTGTGGGCTCTGCTACAGCCGCCGGATTAATGACCGCCAGCGTTCTGCTTCCTTTACTGCAAACCACAGGACTCGATCCTAACTTATTGGTTTTATCTGTTGGCGCCGGAAGTTTAATGTGCTCACACGTAAACGACCCAAGCTTCTGGATGTTCAAAGAATATTTTAATATCAGCCTAAAAGACACTTTTAAATCCTGGACCGTCATGGAATCTTTAGTATCTGTTTTAGGCATCATTTTCGTTTTTATTTTAAACTCTATAATACATTAA
- a CDS encoding SusD/RagB family nutrient-binding outer membrane lipoprotein gives MKKLTILYITGILLGSMTSCTKDFEEINKNPNSVDKPNPNFVFSKAQLDGLNNNYFFTNILECGGLLQHYATYKEASGVGDKYLSNEVYFSAYFNQAYPTGINETQIVIDALKNSPNDSNRLNIARIWKVYLYHKLTDLYGDIPYSEAAKANSTQVFLPKYDSQEFIYKDLLKELDEAAAGLDPAKPSFGKSDFIYDGDVTKWKKFSYSLMLRLGLRLSKVDPALSQSWVTKAIAGGVILNGTDNAIMKYTDGPNDFNRNPVGFDARRQDFTAGSFGQKNVEGGKLAKTFIDLLQSTADPRISVYAGVWQGGSQNTSLAIQKGFPNGTKTAPSAAEQGTYSEPNQSTVFKYDAPLVLISNAETNLYLAEAAARGWYTNETDKDLYEKGVKASFLNMGIYGAAYAIPDAAVYLTANPYNAAGSFEAKMNQIHTQIYIALFVDEQEIYANWRRTGYPVLTPVNFPGNVTNGTIPRRLKYPTSEYSVNSANLAEAVKRQGEDAFTTRIWWDK, from the coding sequence ATGAAAAAGTTAACCATATTATATATCACAGGAATACTTTTAGGAAGTATGACATCCTGTACCAAGGATTTTGAGGAAATTAATAAGAACCCAAATTCAGTAGATAAACCAAATCCGAATTTTGTTTTCAGTAAAGCACAACTTGACGGATTAAACAATAATTATTTCTTTACCAATATTCTGGAATGCGGCGGCTTATTGCAGCATTATGCTACTTATAAAGAAGCTTCTGGGGTTGGAGATAAATATTTAAGCAACGAAGTATATTTCTCGGCTTATTTCAATCAGGCGTACCCAACTGGTATAAATGAAACACAAATTGTAATCGATGCTTTAAAAAACAGTCCAAACGACAGTAACCGACTTAATATTGCCAGAATCTGGAAAGTATATTTGTATCATAAATTAACTGATTTATACGGAGACATCCCGTATTCTGAAGCAGCGAAAGCTAACAGCACACAAGTTTTTCTTCCAAAATATGATTCTCAGGAATTTATCTATAAAGACTTATTAAAAGAATTAGATGAAGCTGCTGCAGGATTAGATCCGGCAAAACCAAGTTTCGGAAAATCTGATTTTATTTATGACGGAGATGTAACGAAGTGGAAAAAATTCTCGTACTCTTTAATGCTTCGTCTGGGTTTAAGATTATCTAAAGTAGATCCTGCCCTATCTCAATCATGGGTTACCAAAGCGATTGCCGGCGGCGTAATTTTAAACGGAACAGATAATGCAATCATGAAATATACTGACGGGCCAAATGATTTTAATCGAAATCCGGTTGGTTTTGATGCCCGAAGACAAGATTTTACAGCGGGGTCTTTTGGACAAAAAAATGTTGAAGGCGGTAAACTGGCTAAAACATTTATCGATTTGCTGCAATCAACTGCCGATCCTCGAATCAGCGTTTATGCAGGAGTTTGGCAGGGAGGCTCACAAAACACAAGTCTTGCCATTCAAAAAGGTTTTCCTAACGGAACTAAAACAGCTCCAAGTGCGGCAGAACAAGGAACGTATTCTGAACCCAACCAAAGTACCGTTTTTAAATATGATGCACCGCTTGTACTTATCAGCAATGCCGAAACCAATTTATATTTAGCGGAAGCTGCAGCAAGAGGCTGGTACACCAATGAAACGGATAAAGATTTATATGAAAAAGGTGTAAAAGCTTCTTTCTTAAACATGGGAATTTATGGTGCTGCTTATGCTATTCCGGACGCAGCAGTATATTTAACCGCAAATCCGTATAATGCCGCAGGAAGTTTTGAAGCCAAAATGAACCAGATTCATACGCAGATTTACATCGCATTATTTGTAGACGAACAAGAAATTTATGCCAATTGGAGAAGAACCGGATACCCAGTTTTAACTCCTGTAAATTTCCCTGGAAACGTTACAAATGGCACAATACCAAGACGTTTAAAATATCCAACCAGCGAATATTCAGTGAATTCAGCTAACTTAGCAGAAGCAGTTAAGCGTCAGGGCGAAGATGCTTTTACAACAAGAATCTGGTGGGATAAATAA
- a CDS encoding RidA family protein produces MNLLPQEKFETLGLSLPPAPQPLGIYKPYLVDGKYLYLSGHGPVRDDKSLIIGRIGDDMDIEEGKLAARQVGLTMLSTIVTNFGSLNKVKRVIKVLGMVNCSGDFLRHPYVINGCSELFAEVWGQENGIGVRSAVGMGSLPDNIPVEVEAVFELF; encoded by the coding sequence ATGAATTTATTACCTCAAGAAAAATTTGAAACTCTTGGTTTGTCTTTACCGCCGGCGCCTCAGCCTCTGGGCATATACAAACCCTATTTAGTTGATGGTAAATATTTATACCTTTCTGGTCACGGGCCGGTTAGAGACGACAAATCCTTAATCATTGGCCGAATTGGCGATGATATGGATATCGAAGAAGGAAAATTAGCCGCAAGACAAGTGGGTTTAACTATGCTTTCTACAATTGTAACCAATTTTGGAAGCCTGAATAAAGTAAAAAGAGTCATAAAAGTTTTAGGAATGGTCAATTGCAGCGGCGATTTTTTAAGACATCCCTATGTAATAAACGGCTGCAGTGAATTATTTGCCGAAGTCTGGGGACAAGAAAACGGAATTGGAGTAAGAAGCGCCGTAGGAATGGGTTCTCTCCCAGACAATATTCCTGTTGAAGTTGAAGCTGTTTTCGAATTATTCTAA
- a CDS encoding sugar kinase produces MNKITSQTRIAVFGELLLRMNVANGNRFTQADEIKVHVGGAEANVCVLLSQLGIQTDYISRLPQNDLAQLALNELQKYKVNTSKCVYGGERLGLYFVESGNQIRQSQVIYDRSNSSFATIQKDQINWNEVLEDAMHFHWSGISPGVSNEAGLACKEAILTAHKKGLPISSDFNYRSKLWQYGKHPSEIMPDLLQYSTITVADLDAIEIYFGIKTDKNESDAARFQKTFELLKAKMPFLKTLAMSFRKSDGPAHLYKGLLMHEGNFYQTPEHKIHVVTDQIGSGDAFNAGLLYGLSNKLSAQECIEWAAACGVIKQSIHGDFAISTLDEIRHFIKNGSSNRINR; encoded by the coding sequence ATGAATAAAATTACCTCACAAACAAGAATAGCAGTATTTGGAGAATTATTACTTCGGATGAATGTTGCCAATGGAAACCGATTTACGCAGGCAGATGAAATAAAAGTTCATGTAGGCGGTGCCGAAGCCAATGTTTGTGTTTTACTTTCGCAGCTCGGAATACAAACCGATTATATCAGCCGATTGCCCCAAAATGACTTGGCACAACTGGCTTTAAACGAACTTCAGAAATACAAAGTCAATACTTCAAAATGTGTTTATGGCGGGGAACGTCTGGGCTTATATTTTGTCGAATCCGGAAATCAAATCAGACAATCGCAGGTTATTTACGACCGAAGCAATTCGTCTTTTGCAACGATTCAAAAAGACCAAATTAACTGGAATGAAGTTTTAGAAGATGCTATGCATTTTCATTGGTCAGGAATAAGTCCGGGAGTTTCTAATGAAGCTGGTTTAGCTTGTAAAGAAGCAATTTTGACAGCGCATAAAAAAGGCCTTCCTATTTCTTCTGATTTTAATTACAGATCAAAATTGTGGCAGTATGGAAAACATCCGTCTGAAATTATGCCCGATTTATTACAATACAGCACTATAACCGTAGCCGACTTAGATGCAATTGAAATTTACTTCGGAATCAAAACCGATAAAAATGAATCTGATGCAGCACGTTTCCAAAAAACCTTCGAATTATTAAAAGCAAAAATGCCTTTTCTAAAAACACTTGCCATGAGTTTTAGAAAATCAGACGGACCGGCACATTTATACAAAGGTTTATTGATGCATGAAGGTAATTTTTACCAAACGCCGGAACATAAAATACACGTTGTAACTGACCAAATTGGTTCCGGAGATGCTTTTAATGCCGGATTACTATACGGATTATCCAATAAATTATCCGCTCAGGAATGTATCGAATGGGCTGCAGCCTGCGGCGTAATCAAACAAAGTATACACGGAGATTTTGCCATAAGCACGCTCGACGAAATACGTCATTTTATTAAAAATGGTTCAAGCAATAGAATTAACAGATAA
- a CDS encoding amidohydrolase: protein MKIALIQSDLYWEDIPANRKNFESKINQIDSQVNLIVLPEMFSTGFTMNPSAVAETMQGETVLWMKEMAKKKNSALTGSLVITENGNYYNRMFFVFPSGEIQHYDKRHLFSLAGEDKFYTAGTEKVIVNYLDWKICLQVCYDLRFPVFVRNVENYDLLLYVANWPKVRTNAWDALLKARAIENLSYVVGVNRVGLDHHNYEHTGHSQVIDFLGNYILEPQETEDIFVVDLDKNEMLETRKKLDFLSDKDVFEIKI, encoded by the coding sequence ATGAAAATTGCACTTATTCAATCAGATCTTTATTGGGAAGACATTCCGGCAAACAGAAAAAACTTCGAATCGAAAATAAATCAAATCGATTCGCAGGTAAATTTGATCGTACTTCCAGAAATGTTTTCGACAGGTTTTACAATGAATCCTTCTGCTGTTGCCGAAACAATGCAGGGCGAAACTGTTTTGTGGATGAAAGAAATGGCGAAGAAAAAAAATAGTGCCCTGACAGGAAGTCTTGTAATTACTGAAAACGGAAACTATTATAACCGAATGTTTTTTGTGTTTCCATCTGGAGAAATCCAGCATTATGATAAACGCCATTTGTTTTCACTGGCTGGAGAAGATAAATTCTACACTGCAGGAACAGAAAAAGTAATTGTAAATTATCTCGACTGGAAAATTTGTCTGCAGGTTTGTTACGATTTAAGATTTCCTGTTTTTGTTCGAAATGTAGAAAATTACGATTTACTTTTATACGTTGCCAATTGGCCAAAAGTGCGTACTAATGCCTGGGATGCTCTGCTAAAAGCACGCGCAATCGAAAATTTGAGTTATGTTGTTGGTGTAAATCGTGTTGGTTTAGATCATCATAATTATGAGCATACCGGTCACTCGCAGGTTATAGACTTTTTAGGCAATTACATTCTTGAACCACAAGAAACCGAAGATATTTTTGTGGTTGATTTAGATAAAAATGAAATGTTGGAAACGAGAAAAAAACTGGATTTCCTAAGTGATAAAGATGTTTTTGAAATTAAGATTTAG
- a CDS encoding SusC/RagA family TonB-linked outer membrane protein, with product MKTKLISLALIGGMIFSANAKEAAIKMHVFQQNSNQIEITGQVIGQDDGMPIAGATIYAKSSTKIATITDETGKFRLNVPENEKQIVISYMGYGTLEFNLNQKTNLVISLKPAENVLDQVLVTALGVKKSTKAVAYAVTELKGTEFTKAKETNIANALVGKIAGVNVSSTATGPNGSSRVVIRGNGSLNGNNQPMYVVNDLPIDNTQLNLPGIGNGPGSTRINVDRGDGTSVINPDDIKTITVLKGGTAAALYGANAANGVILIQTKRGAAQKGIGVDYNTSFTFETPSIFPDWQYEYGSGSNGKKPINQSEAIAAGRWSWGAKMDGSDVVQFDGVARPYSPQKNNIKNFYETGTTFINSIALSGGNEKAAGRLSFSNTDNQSVVPNSDFNRKSVNIAGNVNMTDWLKFDVVAQYNNEKSNNRVTVSDAEANPNWGTYMIANTVDIRNLAPGYDENGVEEAWNPVAVATNPYFVVNKIKNKDTKNRFIGMLNVKLNFTPELFLQGRIGQDYTDYDFFGYIPKTTLNNPVGYAQGQKAKLSNLNTEAILNYTKKNIYGNFSLNALAGVNSRTTLRDETRFEGSNFVLDDFYALSNLSTLTYTYPYGKTKTNSVYGAVDLDYKNVVFLNFTGRQDWFSTLSKDNNTVFYPSVGTSIIVSDIVKMPEFVSFAKLRTSWAQVGGATPDPYALNQSYSMIQGGHNGQQLQGPTSSRVPNSTLSPLTSTTFEVGTDLVFFNNRLNLDFAWYNRATTNDIVETTISNASGANTALLNLGKMRNKGVEFLLSSKIINSENFSWDASFNGSYNENTVEALTDQLSSITMATSVNGYVTITSDVGHPYSIIKGYRPRKDANGNTVYNVSGGSATIAQGPLEELGQGVHPWGAGISNEFKYKNISFSFLIDGKFGGSLYSGTDLYGTRMGLTKLTLEGHESGLPIKGVDTNGNPVDMVIAPENLRTYYDGLRNISSTFVYDASFIKLRQIILGYQLPIEKIKGLSKLQGASISFVARNLFILYKKTPNVDPESVFSAGNAQGVEQFGVPKTRSFGLSLNVKF from the coding sequence ATGAAAACAAAGCTTATTTCATTGGCATTAATTGGGGGGATGATCTTCTCAGCAAATGCAAAAGAAGCTGCAATTAAAATGCATGTCTTTCAACAAAACAGCAATCAGATTGAGATAACCGGCCAGGTAATAGGTCAGGATGATGGAATGCCTATTGCCGGCGCAACAATTTATGCCAAAAGCAGTACTAAAATAGCGACGATAACCGATGAAACAGGAAAGTTTAGACTCAATGTTCCTGAAAATGAAAAACAAATCGTGATTTCGTATATGGGTTACGGAACTTTAGAATTTAACCTTAACCAGAAAACCAATTTAGTTATTAGTTTAAAACCTGCAGAAAATGTACTAGATCAGGTTTTGGTAACTGCCCTGGGAGTTAAAAAAAGCACAAAAGCAGTTGCATACGCAGTAACAGAACTTAAAGGAACTGAATTTACAAAAGCGAAAGAAACTAATATTGCCAATGCCTTAGTTGGAAAAATTGCAGGTGTTAACGTGAGCAGCACAGCAACAGGACCAAACGGATCAAGCCGTGTTGTAATAAGAGGAAATGGTTCGCTAAACGGAAATAACCAGCCGATGTATGTAGTGAACGATTTACCAATTGACAACACACAACTTAATTTACCTGGAATTGGAAATGGTCCCGGATCTACAAGAATTAATGTGGACCGCGGAGACGGAACTTCTGTAATAAACCCGGACGATATTAAAACCATAACCGTTTTAAAAGGCGGAACCGCTGCAGCATTATACGGTGCAAATGCAGCAAATGGAGTTATTTTGATTCAGACCAAAAGAGGTGCTGCACAAAAAGGAATTGGAGTTGATTACAATACGTCATTTACTTTTGAAACGCCGTCTATTTTTCCAGACTGGCAGTACGAATACGGTTCAGGATCAAACGGTAAAAAACCAATTAATCAGTCTGAAGCTATAGCTGCCGGGCGCTGGTCGTGGGGTGCCAAAATGGACGGAAGCGATGTTGTGCAGTTTGATGGCGTAGCAAGACCGTATTCTCCGCAAAAAAATAATATTAAAAATTTCTACGAAACCGGAACAACTTTTATTAATTCTATTGCTTTATCTGGCGGAAATGAAAAAGCAGCGGGACGTTTATCTTTTTCAAACACAGACAACCAATCTGTTGTTCCTAACTCAGATTTTAACAGAAAAAGTGTAAATATTGCCGGAAATGTAAACATGACAGACTGGTTAAAGTTTGATGTTGTTGCGCAGTATAACAACGAAAAATCAAATAACAGGGTTACCGTTTCAGATGCCGAAGCAAATCCAAACTGGGGAACGTACATGATTGCTAATACAGTTGATATTAGAAATCTTGCTCCCGGATATGATGAAAATGGCGTTGAAGAAGCATGGAATCCGGTTGCTGTAGCGACAAACCCTTATTTTGTAGTCAATAAAATTAAAAATAAAGACACCAAAAACCGTTTCATTGGAATGCTGAATGTAAAGTTGAACTTTACGCCTGAATTATTTTTACAAGGAAGAATCGGGCAGGATTATACTGATTATGATTTCTTCGGATACATCCCAAAAACAACTCTTAACAATCCGGTTGGATATGCACAAGGTCAAAAAGCGAAATTATCAAATTTAAATACAGAAGCCATTCTTAATTATACTAAGAAAAACATTTACGGCAATTTCTCTTTAAATGCTTTGGCTGGTGTAAACTCACGTACCACTTTGCGAGATGAAACAAGATTTGAAGGATCTAATTTTGTATTGGATGATTTTTATGCTTTGAGCAATTTATCTACGCTTACTTATACATATCCGTACGGAAAAACAAAAACAAATTCTGTTTACGGTGCGGTAGATTTAGATTATAAAAATGTTGTTTTCCTAAACTTTACAGGTCGTCAGGATTGGTTCTCGACACTTTCTAAAGACAACAATACGGTATTTTACCCATCTGTTGGAACAAGTATTATCGTATCGGATATTGTAAAAATGCCTGAATTTGTTTCATTTGCCAAACTAAGAACTTCTTGGGCACAGGTTGGAGGAGCAACTCCTGATCCGTATGCATTAAATCAGTCGTATTCAATGATTCAGGGCGGACATAACGGACAACAATTACAAGGACCAACAAGTTCGAGAGTTCCTAATTCAACTTTAAGTCCGTTGACTTCAACCACTTTTGAAGTTGGAACCGATTTAGTTTTTTTCAACAATCGCTTAAATCTTGATTTTGCCTGGTACAATCGTGCAACAACAAACGATATTGTAGAAACTACAATCTCTAATGCTTCGGGAGCTAATACCGCATTATTAAATCTTGGAAAAATGAGAAACAAAGGAGTTGAATTTTTACTTAGTAGTAAAATTATCAATTCTGAAAACTTTTCCTGGGATGCAAGTTTCAATGGTTCGTATAATGAAAATACAGTCGAAGCACTTACAGATCAGTTGAGTTCTATTACAATGGCAACTTCTGTAAACGGATATGTTACGATTACAAGTGATGTTGGCCACCCATACAGTATCATCAAAGGATACAGACCACGTAAAGATGCTAATGGAAACACGGTTTACAATGTAAGCGGCGGATCGGCAACAATTGCTCAGGGTCCGCTTGAAGAATTAGGACAGGGAGTTCATCCTTGGGGAGCAGGAATCAGTAATGAGTTTAAATACAAAAACATTTCATTCAGCTTTTTAATCGACGGTAAATTTGGAGGAAGTTTATACTCTGGAACTGATTTATACGGAACTCGTATGGGTTTAACGAAACTAACTCTTGAAGGTCATGAAAGCGGTTTACCAATTAAAGGTGTAGATACAAACGGAAATCCGGTTGATATGGTTATCGCTCCAGAAAACTTAAGAACATATTATGACGGTTTAAGAAACATATCTTCAACTTTTGTTTATGATGCCAGCTTTATCAAATTAAGACAAATCATTCTGGGTTATCAATTACCGATTGAAAAAATAAAAGGATTATCAAAACTTCAGGGAGCTTCAATTTCATTTGTGGCCAGAAACTTATTCATTCTTTATAAGAAAACACCAAACGTAGATCCAGAATCTGTATTCAGCGCAGGAAATGCTCAGGGTGTAGAACAATTTGGAGTGCCAAAAACCAGAAGTTTCGGTTTAAGTTTAAATGTCAAATTTTAA
- a CDS encoding Ig-like domain-containing protein has translation MFKSKFKYISFLLVLLMMSCAKRGSITGGLKDTLAPVLVSSAPKNFTTDFKGNEINLVFDEYIKLKNLNKQLIISPPMKYEPLITPTGVSKFINIKIKDTLLPNTTYSFNFGESIADNNEGNALNQFKYIFSTGPYIDSLTLGGKIKDAYAKNVDNFVSVMLYEANYKYKDSVIYKEFPRYITNTLDSMRTFKFENLKEGKYLLVALKDKSNNNKYNPKDDKIGFIKHFITVPNDTLFELSLFKETLPLKTLKPIQASGNRLLLPYEGKQNFKLNKPTIVLKNNGETLETIVTQFPKKDSLQIWYKPLKADSLSLEVSKDTYNKKFTFKIKDQKKDTLNIKAVQNGVINFRDRFTLDTETPLVKFDKSKIKLINKDSTAVDFTTEYNEFEQKLYVDFKKEPLEKYSFTFFPGALTDFYDKTNDTLSYKLSTKEYADYGNLILNLKNVKRFPIIVEITNKKGDEVLASEYSEGKTQIEFNLMLPSQFTIRVIYDDNKNKMYDTGNFLEKRYAEEVFYFQREIDVRTNWDVNETIDLSVPYNPDVEKKEDLKKRKDDEKKRKAF, from the coding sequence CGGCGGATTAAAAGATACACTGGCACCGGTTTTGGTTTCGAGTGCACCAAAAAACTTTACTACTGATTTTAAAGGAAATGAAATTAATTTGGTATTTGATGAATATATCAAATTAAAAAATCTTAACAAGCAGCTGATTATTTCTCCTCCAATGAAATATGAGCCGCTGATTACACCAACCGGAGTAAGTAAATTTATAAACATAAAAATAAAAGATACTTTACTGCCTAATACAACTTACAGCTTTAATTTTGGTGAAAGTATTGCCGATAATAACGAAGGTAATGCATTAAACCAGTTTAAATATATTTTCTCAACAGGGCCTTACATTGATTCTCTTACTCTTGGAGGAAAAATTAAAGATGCTTATGCAAAAAATGTAGATAATTTTGTTTCTGTAATGCTTTATGAAGCCAATTACAAATACAAAGATTCTGTTATTTACAAAGAATTTCCACGCTACATTACCAATACTTTAGATAGTATGAGAACTTTTAAATTCGAAAATTTAAAAGAAGGAAAATATCTTTTGGTAGCTTTAAAAGACAAATCAAACAATAATAAATACAACCCAAAAGATGATAAAATAGGTTTTATCAAACACTTTATCACGGTTCCAAATGACACTTTGTTTGAATTAAGTTTATTTAAGGAAACACTTCCTTTAAAAACATTAAAACCTATTCAGGCTTCAGGCAACAGACTGCTTCTTCCGTACGAAGGAAAACAAAATTTTAAACTTAACAAACCCACTATTGTACTTAAAAACAATGGTGAAACGTTAGAAACAATTGTAACGCAGTTTCCTAAAAAAGATTCGCTTCAAATATGGTACAAGCCACTAAAAGCAGATTCATTATCGTTAGAAGTTTCAAAAGATACTTATAATAAAAAATTTACTTTTAAGATTAAAGACCAGAAAAAAGACACTTTAAATATTAAAGCGGTTCAAAACGGAGTTATTAATTTTAGAGACCGATTTACTTTAGACACTGAAACTCCATTGGTTAAATTTGATAAATCAAAAATTAAATTAATCAATAAAGACTCTACGGCTGTTGATTTTACTACAGAATACAACGAATTTGAACAGAAGTTATATGTCGATTTCAAGAAAGAACCTCTTGAAAAATATAGCTTTACATTTTTCCCGGGAGCGCTGACTGATTTTTATGACAAAACAAATGACACCTTATCATACAAGTTAAGCACAAAAGAATATGCTGATTATGGAAACTTAATTTTGAATTTGAAAAACGTAAAACGTTTCCCAATAATTGTTGAAATAACAAACAAAAAAGGAGATGAAGTTCTGGCAAGCGAATATTCTGAAGGCAAAACTCAAATTGAATTCAATTTGATGTTACCGTCGCAGTTTACGATAAGAGTTATTTACGATGACAATAAAAACAAAATGTATGATACCGGTAATTTCCTTGAAAAAAGGTATGCCGAAGAAGTCTTTTATTTTCAACGTGAAATTGATGTACGAACCAATTGGGACGTTAATGAAACCATTGATTTAAGTGTTCCATACAACCCTGACGTAGAGAAAAAAGAAGATCTGAAAAAGAGAAAAGACGACGAAAAGAAACGAAAAGCTTTCTAA